In Microbacterium enclense, one genomic interval encodes:
- a CDS encoding MaoC/PaaZ C-terminal domain-containing protein encodes MSAFTVGEVIAERSVRLTRESLVRYAGASGDFNPIHYRDDVAAAVGLPGVLAHGMLTMGIAVGTLSDAIGDPGRIAEYGVRFTRPVVVDPETGADLHISAKVGAVDDETARIDLTVTFAETTVLGKAQVRVRLR; translated from the coding sequence ATGAGCGCCTTCACCGTGGGCGAGGTCATCGCCGAGCGCTCCGTGCGCCTGACCCGCGAATCGCTCGTGCGGTACGCGGGCGCGTCGGGCGACTTCAATCCCATCCACTACCGCGACGACGTCGCCGCCGCCGTCGGGCTGCCGGGTGTGCTCGCGCACGGCATGCTCACGATGGGGATCGCGGTCGGCACGCTCTCCGATGCGATCGGCGACCCCGGTCGCATCGCCGAGTACGGCGTGCGGTTCACGCGCCCCGTGGTCGTCGACCCCGAGACCGGCGCCGACCTGCACATCAGCGCCAAGGTGGGCGCGGTCGACGACGAGACGGCGCGTATCGACCTCACCGTGACCTTCGCCGAGACGACCGTGCTCGGCAAGGCGCAGGTGCGGGTACGGCTGCGCTGA
- a CDS encoding UDP-N-acetylmuramate dehydrogenase: MPEVAPIPLSQLTTLRTGGEPARLIEARTADELVAALREVWSDGDEWFVLGGGSNLFVGDEPFDGTVIRVLTSGIEELPGSRAETVHLRVQAGHDWDALVAETVDRGLAGIEAMSGIPGTVGAAPVQNVGAYGQEIVQTLVEVELIDESTGEVSIVPAAELGLGFRTSVLKQHYGSVPDRSAVILSVTLELERVGDGERPIAGEQLRGALGLDAHQAVSLRWIRDHVLATRARKGMVLDAEDPDTWSAGSFFQNAIVSAAFARTLPEACPKWPLAPVLDPVTVIPLAAFDGILPSPPVERHEVKVSAAWLIENAGLGRGFRFPRSRAGLSTKHTLALTNRGEATAAEIAELARFVQNRVQSEFGLLLQPEPVLVNVEL, translated from the coding sequence ATGCCCGAGGTCGCCCCGATCCCGCTGTCGCAGCTGACGACGCTGCGCACCGGCGGGGAGCCCGCCCGTCTCATCGAGGCGCGCACCGCCGACGAACTCGTCGCGGCACTGCGCGAGGTCTGGAGTGACGGCGACGAGTGGTTCGTCCTCGGCGGGGGGTCCAACCTCTTCGTCGGTGACGAGCCGTTCGACGGCACGGTGATTCGCGTGCTCACGTCCGGCATCGAAGAACTCCCCGGTTCCCGCGCCGAGACGGTGCACCTGCGCGTCCAGGCCGGTCACGACTGGGACGCCCTCGTCGCCGAGACCGTCGATCGGGGCCTGGCCGGCATCGAAGCGATGTCGGGGATCCCGGGCACTGTCGGGGCTGCCCCCGTGCAGAACGTCGGGGCCTACGGTCAGGAGATCGTGCAGACCCTGGTCGAGGTCGAGCTGATCGACGAGTCCACGGGGGAGGTGTCGATCGTGCCCGCGGCGGAGCTGGGGCTCGGCTTCCGAACCTCGGTCCTCAAGCAGCACTACGGCTCGGTGCCCGACCGTTCCGCCGTGATCCTCTCGGTCACGCTCGAACTCGAGCGCGTCGGTGACGGCGAGCGTCCGATCGCGGGGGAGCAGTTGCGCGGCGCGCTGGGATTGGACGCTCACCAGGCGGTCTCGCTGCGCTGGATCCGTGATCACGTGCTGGCGACCCGCGCCCGCAAGGGCATGGTGCTCGATGCGGAAGACCCCGACACCTGGAGCGCGGGCTCGTTCTTCCAGAACGCCATCGTCAGCGCGGCTTTCGCCCGCACCCTCCCCGAGGCGTGCCCGAAGTGGCCGCTGGCGCCGGTGCTCGATCCCGTGACCGTGATCCCGCTCGCCGCGTTCGACGGCATCCTTCCCTCTCCTCCGGTCGAGCGGCACGAGGTCAAGGTGAGCGCCGCGTGGCTGATCGAGAATGCCGGGCTCGGTCGGGGGTTCCGCTTCCCCCGCTCGCGCGCCGGGCTCTCGACCAAGCACACGCTGGCGCTGACCAACCGCGGTGAGGCGACCGCGGCCGAGATCGCCGAGCTGGCCCGCTTCGTGCAGAACCGGGTGCAGTCCGAGTTCGGTCTGCTGCTGCAGCCCGAGCCCGTGCTCGTCAACGTCGAGCTGTAG
- a CDS encoding pyridoxal phosphate-dependent aminotransferase: protein MTSRAPLSRKLSAIAESATLKVDAKAKALQAAGRPVISYAAGEPDFATPSFIVDAAAEALQNPANYRYTPAAGLPVLREAIVEKTKRDSGLEVAPSQVIVTNGGKQAVYQAFQTVVNPGDEVLLPAPYWTTYPEAIALADGTPVEVFAGADQDYKVTVAQLEAARTDKTTVLVFVSPSNPTGSVYTPEETAEIGRWALEHGIWVITDEIYQNLTYEGARAVSIVEAVPELAAQTILVNGVAKTYAMTGWRVGWMVGPADAMKLAANLQSHLSSNVNNVAQIAAAAALNGPQDEAEQFREAFDRRRRLIVSELSKIDGVEVPNPLGAFYVYPDVRGLLNRSWGGVTPTTSLELADLILEQAEVAVVPGEAFGPSGYLRLSYALGDDQLLEGIQRLQRLFS, encoded by the coding sequence GTGACTTCCCGCGCTCCCCTCTCCCGCAAGCTGTCCGCCATCGCCGAGTCCGCGACCCTCAAGGTCGACGCCAAGGCCAAGGCCCTCCAGGCCGCCGGTCGACCGGTCATTTCGTACGCCGCGGGCGAGCCCGATTTCGCCACTCCCTCGTTCATCGTGGATGCCGCCGCCGAGGCGCTGCAGAACCCCGCGAACTACCGCTACACCCCCGCCGCCGGCCTCCCGGTGCTGCGCGAGGCGATCGTGGAGAAGACGAAGCGCGACTCCGGTCTCGAGGTCGCCCCCTCGCAGGTCATCGTGACCAACGGCGGCAAGCAGGCCGTCTACCAGGCGTTCCAGACGGTCGTGAACCCCGGCGATGAGGTGCTGCTGCCCGCGCCGTACTGGACGACCTACCCCGAGGCGATCGCCCTGGCCGACGGCACGCCCGTCGAGGTGTTCGCCGGCGCCGACCAGGACTACAAGGTCACTGTCGCGCAGCTCGAGGCCGCGCGCACCGACAAGACCACGGTGCTCGTGTTCGTGTCGCCGTCGAACCCGACCGGCTCGGTGTACACCCCCGAAGAGACGGCCGAGATCGGCCGCTGGGCCCTCGAGCACGGGATCTGGGTGATCACCGACGAGATCTACCAGAACCTCACGTACGAGGGCGCCCGCGCGGTGTCGATCGTCGAGGCCGTGCCCGAGCTCGCCGCGCAGACGATCCTCGTCAACGGCGTCGCGAAGACCTACGCCATGACCGGGTGGCGCGTGGGCTGGATGGTCGGACCCGCGGATGCCATGAAGCTCGCCGCGAACCTGCAGTCGCACCTGTCGAGCAACGTCAACAACGTCGCGCAGATCGCCGCCGCGGCTGCCCTGAACGGCCCGCAGGACGAGGCGGAGCAGTTCCGTGAGGCGTTCGATCGCCGTCGCCGCCTGATCGTGTCGGAGTTGTCGAAGATCGACGGCGTCGAGGTGCCGAACCCGCTCGGCGCGTTCTACGTCTACCCCGACGTGCGGGGGCTGCTGAACCGCTCCTGGGGTGGCGTCACGCCTACGACCTCGCTCGAGCTCGCCGACCTCATCCTGGAGCAGGCCGAGGTCGCCGTGGTACCCGGCGAGGCCTTCGGCCCGAGCGGCTACCTGCGCCTGTCGTACGCCCTCGGCGACGACCAGCTCCTCGAGGGGATCCAGCGCCTCCAGCGCCTGTTCTCCTGA
- a CDS encoding chloride channel protein, protein MTAEPLAPPRTHRRAIGALLKLGVATLIVGLATGLAVLLLVWIVHSIEHLVWGHEEGPFLDGLPLPSPWWLPIVTVGGAGVVAAVGWYLLRRFGRKLATVEQGVDGARMPWWETLADTVIQVGSVALGASIGKEVAPRELSAMAGSKIVRWFGLDARWRRILIASAAGAGLAAVYNVPLAGALFAVEILLAQFSVGGAVVALSISAIATFVARPLVGEQSLYQVPALEVNASLVVAAILIGPLMGWGATSFATVTKALGRFRPTGWKLLVVLPVTFTAVGALGAFFPLVLGNGRALATAGFDLSQPALLLLLLALLKYVATTISLGSGAIGGTLQPSVAIGAALGAAAAAGWALVWPGADGTALAIVAAAAFLASNMRAPFTAIALIIEFTDTGFTLLLPIFLAVAGSLAASRLSSRASLRRFTPIDPARP, encoded by the coding sequence GTGACCGCAGAACCCCTCGCGCCTCCCCGCACCCACCGCCGCGCGATCGGAGCCCTGCTGAAGCTGGGCGTGGCCACCCTCATCGTCGGGCTCGCGACCGGCCTCGCGGTGCTGCTGCTCGTGTGGATCGTGCACTCGATCGAACATCTCGTCTGGGGCCACGAGGAGGGCCCGTTCCTCGACGGTCTGCCGCTGCCGTCGCCGTGGTGGCTGCCGATCGTCACGGTCGGTGGCGCGGGCGTGGTCGCCGCCGTCGGCTGGTATCTGCTGCGCCGCTTCGGACGCAAACTCGCCACGGTCGAGCAGGGCGTCGACGGGGCACGGATGCCGTGGTGGGAGACGCTCGCCGACACGGTCATCCAGGTCGGCTCGGTGGCCCTCGGCGCCTCGATCGGCAAGGAGGTCGCCCCCCGCGAACTGTCGGCGATGGCGGGCTCGAAGATCGTGCGCTGGTTCGGTCTCGACGCGCGGTGGCGGCGTATCCTCATCGCGTCGGCGGCCGGCGCGGGTCTCGCGGCCGTCTACAACGTCCCGCTCGCGGGTGCCCTCTTCGCGGTCGAGATCCTGCTCGCCCAGTTCAGCGTCGGCGGCGCGGTCGTGGCGTTGTCGATCAGCGCCATCGCCACGTTCGTCGCGCGTCCGCTCGTCGGCGAGCAATCGCTGTACCAGGTGCCCGCTCTCGAGGTGAACGCGTCGCTCGTCGTCGCGGCGATCCTCATCGGACCGCTCATGGGGTGGGGTGCGACGAGCTTCGCGACCGTGACCAAGGCGCTCGGACGCTTCCGACCGACCGGGTGGAAGCTGCTGGTCGTCCTGCCGGTGACCTTCACGGCGGTCGGTGCGCTGGGGGCGTTCTTCCCCCTCGTCCTCGGCAACGGGCGGGCCCTCGCCACCGCCGGGTTCGACCTCTCGCAGCCGGCCCTGCTCCTGCTGCTGCTCGCGCTGCTGAAGTACGTCGCGACGACGATCTCCCTCGGTTCGGGGGCCATCGGCGGCACCCTCCAGCCCTCGGTCGCAATCGGCGCGGCGCTCGGTGCCGCAGCCGCCGCCGGGTGGGCTCTCGTCTGGCCGGGCGCCGACGGCACGGCGCTCGCGATCGTCGCGGCGGCGGCGTTCTTGGCATCCAACATGCGGGCGCCCTTCACGGCGATCGCGCTGATCATCGAGTTCACCGACACCGGGTTCACCCTGCTGCTGCCGATCTTCCTCGCCGTGGCGGGGTCGCTCGCCGCGTCGCGGCTGTCGTCGCGGGCGAGCCTGCGGCGCTTCACGCCGATCGACCCGGCGCGCCCCTGA
- a CDS encoding AAA family ATPase → MTARLFFVIGPAGSGKSTVSTMIARRIGAAYLDKDSVATAFTEALLEAAGSDKNERDNNPYYQSVVMGLEYATLLRLAGDNLRLGTDVVLDAPFVRYFPEADYLERAAAAHGWPDDMTIVVVHVTVDGSLVRDRVDSRGYGRDAWKLAHWDEFWATAQAADCRWRGAHHVLFDNSAAGTDPAALEAALAAFV, encoded by the coding sequence ATGACCGCACGACTCTTCTTCGTGATCGGACCGGCCGGCAGCGGCAAGTCGACGGTGAGCACGATGATCGCGCGCCGTATCGGCGCGGCCTACCTCGACAAGGACTCCGTCGCGACCGCCTTCACCGAGGCGCTGCTCGAGGCCGCGGGCAGCGACAAGAACGAGCGCGACAACAATCCCTACTACCAGAGCGTGGTGATGGGCCTCGAGTACGCGACGCTTCTGCGCCTCGCGGGCGACAACCTGCGCCTGGGCACGGACGTCGTGCTCGACGCACCGTTCGTCCGCTACTTCCCCGAGGCCGACTACCTCGAGCGCGCGGCCGCAGCGCACGGCTGGCCCGACGACATGACCATCGTCGTGGTCCACGTCACCGTCGACGGCAGCCTCGTGCGCGATCGCGTCGACTCCCGCGGGTACGGCCGCGACGCGTGGAAGCTGGCGCACTGGGACGAGTTCTGGGCCACGGCCCAGGCGGCGGACTGCCGGTGGCGTGGGGCGCACCACGTGCTGTTCGACAACAGCGCCGCGGGGACGGATCCGGCTGCCCTCGAGGCGGCCCTGGCCGCCTTCGTCTGA
- a CDS encoding MFS transporter has product MSETTADAPQLTRAEKKTIRIRWFLVGFLILGGVVNYLDRSTLSVANTTIAGEFGLDPFAMGLLLSAFSWPYAIANLPAGYLVDKFGPKKMFAFAAGAWSLVSIVTAAANSFGVLYACRVALGITESPFFTSALKVNERWFNKSERALPVSLVNTGSQIANAIAPPLLTFLLLTMSWRGMFIIVGAFGIVVALVWLRIYRDPTLKEQALIKGAEAEARVAASVEKVGWGRLLVQSNTWFMVLGAFGIFYTVWVYLTWLPSYLQTARGFSLAESGWLASLPFLCGIVGVIFGGWLSNRLVRRGVNTVRARKIPIVGGAILAAAAVLPVAYVDSTPLAVILLSVGYFASQVPIGCLWTLASDIAPSNQVASLGAIQNFGGFIGAAVAPVVTGAILASTGGNYTLVFLIGGVLLLVGALSYGLFVKDRSIAAS; this is encoded by the coding sequence ATGAGCGAGACGACGGCCGACGCGCCGCAGCTCACGCGCGCCGAGAAGAAGACGATCCGGATCCGATGGTTCCTCGTCGGATTCCTGATCCTGGGCGGGGTGGTGAACTACCTCGATCGCTCGACGCTCAGTGTGGCGAACACCACCATCGCCGGCGAGTTCGGACTCGACCCGTTCGCGATGGGTCTGCTCCTGTCGGCGTTCTCCTGGCCGTACGCGATCGCGAACCTCCCCGCCGGCTACCTCGTCGACAAGTTCGGCCCGAAGAAGATGTTCGCCTTCGCCGCCGGGGCGTGGTCGCTCGTGTCGATCGTCACCGCCGCCGCGAACTCCTTCGGCGTCCTCTACGCCTGCCGTGTCGCCCTCGGCATCACTGAATCGCCTTTCTTCACCTCGGCGTTGAAGGTCAACGAGCGCTGGTTCAACAAGTCCGAGCGCGCTCTCCCCGTCTCGCTCGTGAACACCGGTTCGCAGATCGCCAACGCGATCGCCCCGCCCCTGCTGACGTTCCTGCTGCTGACGATGAGCTGGCGCGGCATGTTCATCATCGTCGGTGCGTTCGGCATCGTGGTCGCCCTCGTCTGGCTGCGCATCTATCGCGACCCGACGCTGAAGGAGCAGGCGCTCATCAAGGGTGCCGAGGCCGAGGCGCGTGTCGCCGCGTCGGTCGAGAAGGTCGGCTGGGGCCGTCTCCTGGTGCAGTCCAACACCTGGTTCATGGTGCTCGGCGCGTTCGGCATCTTCTACACCGTCTGGGTCTACCTCACGTGGCTGCCCAGCTACCTGCAGACGGCCCGCGGCTTCAGCCTGGCCGAGAGCGGCTGGCTCGCCTCCCTGCCGTTCCTCTGCGGCATCGTCGGCGTGATCTTCGGCGGCTGGCTGTCGAACCGTCTCGTACGCCGGGGCGTCAACACCGTGCGAGCCCGCAAGATCCCCATCGTCGGTGGCGCGATCCTGGCCGCCGCCGCCGTGCTCCCGGTGGCGTACGTCGACAGCACCCCGCTCGCCGTCATCCTGCTGTCGGTCGGGTACTTCGCCTCGCAGGTGCCGATCGGATGCCTCTGGACCCTCGCATCCGACATCGCCCCCTCGAACCAGGTGGCCTCGCTCGGCGCCATCCAGAACTTCGGCGGGTTCATCGGGGCGGCCGTGGCCCCGGTCGTCACCGGAGCGATCCTCGCCTCGACCGGCGGCAACTACACGCTCGTATTCCTCATCGGCGGCGTGCTGCTGCTGGTCGGCGCCCTGTCGTACGGCCTGTTCGTCAAGGACCGCTCGATCGCGGCATCCTGA
- a CDS encoding DeoR/GlpR family DNA-binding transcription regulator, translating into MSPSPPLIPEQRQRELMRLLRGAGALSIRHLASSLGVSHMTVRRDIAALEEDGLVDAVQGGVRLRERAGVEPPRERGSRAVLELPRKQAVAQRAADLVVDGMTVFIDAGTTCQALVPHLTARRGLTIVTNDFFTVSALYAHPTIEVIHTGGVVDAASGSSSGALAAATVSAMTLDLAILSTGTWDTSHGLTSPELDKVVLKRAVLDAATSGALVADSTKYGTAERFRVVPLDALDVIVSDAELPESAAAAIADMGVELWTADLPSSP; encoded by the coding sequence ATGTCTCCGTCGCCCCCTCTCATCCCCGAACAGCGTCAGCGCGAACTGATGCGCCTCCTGCGGGGCGCGGGCGCGCTCAGCATCCGCCACCTCGCCTCGTCGCTCGGGGTGTCGCACATGACCGTCCGCCGCGACATCGCCGCGCTCGAGGAGGACGGACTCGTCGACGCCGTACAGGGCGGTGTGCGCCTTCGAGAACGCGCCGGCGTGGAGCCGCCCCGCGAGCGCGGATCCCGAGCCGTCCTCGAGCTGCCGCGCAAGCAGGCGGTCGCCCAGCGCGCCGCCGATCTCGTCGTCGACGGGATGACGGTCTTCATCGACGCGGGGACCACGTGCCAGGCGCTCGTTCCGCACCTGACGGCGCGGCGCGGACTGACCATCGTCACGAACGACTTCTTCACCGTCTCCGCCCTCTACGCGCACCCCACGATCGAGGTCATCCACACGGGCGGCGTCGTCGACGCCGCGAGCGGCTCGTCCAGCGGCGCCCTCGCAGCCGCGACCGTGTCGGCGATGACGCTCGACCTGGCGATCCTCAGCACCGGCACGTGGGACACCTCCCACGGCCTGACGAGTCCCGAGCTCGACAAGGTCGTGCTGAAGAGGGCGGTCCTGGATGCCGCGACCTCCGGCGCCCTGGTCGCCGACAGCACGAAGTACGGCACCGCCGAGCGCTTCCGCGTCGTGCCCCTCGACGCGCTCGACGTCATCGTCAGCGATGCCGAGCTGCCCGAGAGCGCCGCCGCGGCGATCGCGGACATGGGCGTCGAACTGTGGACGGCGGACCTGCCGTCCTCGCCCTAG
- the aceB gene encoding malate synthase A, whose translation MTLITSPPPTTTHTSTEGCRMPSAPASVPHLRLERPLEGRDAEILTPAALAFLTELHDRFARRRHDRLAARERRRFEIGTGDDPHFRADTAHIRDDPSWRVAGAGPGLEDRRVEITGPTDPKMTINALNSGARVWLADQEDATSPTWRNVIGGQLSLFDAIRGQLSFTSPEGKRYEVTAERTPTIVMRPRGWHLPEKHVTFIDRSGRELPASGSLVDYGLYAFHNAHALIASGRGPYFYLPKIESAEEARLWDDVFSFTEERLGLAHGTIRATVLIETLPAAFEMEEILFALRDHCAGLNAGRWDYIFSIIKTYRGRGARFVLPDRSEVTMTVPFMRAYTELLVQTCHKRGAYAIGGMSAFIPNRRRPEVTEAAFEKVAADKRREAGDGFDGTWVAHPDLIPVARAEFDAVLGDRENQLERTRDDVSVEPRQLLDLRIGLPVTTAGVRGNVSVAIRYIEAWLRGLGAVAIDDLMEDAATAEISRSQIWQWIHQDRETAEGDTITRSFVEGLLDEVLGEVPRSDGDRFDDAAEVFREVALRPEFPAFLTLPAYAKYLD comes from the coding sequence ATGACCCTCATCACCTCTCCCCCGCCCACCACGACGCACACGAGCACCGAAGGATGCCGGATGCCGAGCGCCCCGGCATCCGTCCCGCACCTGCGTCTCGAACGCCCCCTCGAAGGACGGGATGCCGAGATCCTCACGCCCGCGGCCCTCGCCTTCCTCACCGAGCTGCACGACCGCTTCGCCCGGCGCCGGCACGACCGACTGGCCGCGCGCGAGCGCCGGCGCTTCGAGATCGGCACGGGCGACGACCCGCACTTCCGCGCCGACACCGCGCACATCCGCGACGACCCGTCGTGGCGCGTGGCGGGCGCGGGTCCCGGGCTGGAGGACCGCCGCGTCGAGATCACGGGCCCCACCGACCCCAAGATGACGATCAACGCGCTGAACTCCGGCGCGCGGGTCTGGCTCGCCGACCAGGAGGATGCCACGAGCCCCACCTGGCGCAACGTCATCGGCGGGCAGCTCTCGCTGTTCGACGCGATCCGCGGGCAGCTGTCGTTCACGAGCCCCGAGGGCAAGCGCTACGAAGTCACCGCCGAGCGCACCCCGACGATCGTGATGCGCCCGCGCGGCTGGCACCTGCCCGAGAAGCACGTGACGTTCATCGACCGCTCCGGCCGCGAGCTGCCGGCATCCGGATCCCTCGTCGATTACGGGCTCTACGCGTTCCACAACGCTCACGCGCTGATCGCCAGCGGCCGGGGGCCGTACTTCTATCTGCCGAAGATCGAGTCGGCCGAGGAAGCCCGCCTGTGGGACGACGTGTTCTCGTTCACCGAGGAACGGCTCGGCCTCGCGCACGGCACGATCCGCGCGACAGTGCTCATCGAGACGCTGCCCGCGGCATTCGAGATGGAGGAGATCCTCTTCGCCCTGCGCGACCACTGCGCGGGACTGAACGCCGGACGCTGGGACTACATCTTCTCGATCATCAAGACCTACCGGGGGCGCGGGGCGCGCTTCGTGCTGCCGGACCGGAGCGAGGTCACGATGACGGTGCCGTTCATGCGGGCGTACACCGAGCTGCTCGTGCAGACCTGCCACAAGCGGGGTGCCTACGCCATCGGCGGTATGAGCGCGTTCATCCCCAACCGGCGTCGTCCCGAGGTGACCGAGGCGGCGTTCGAGAAGGTCGCCGCCGACAAGCGCCGAGAGGCCGGCGACGGCTTCGACGGCACGTGGGTGGCGCACCCCGACCTCATCCCGGTGGCGCGCGCCGAGTTCGACGCCGTGCTCGGCGATCGCGAGAACCAGCTCGAGCGGACGCGCGACGACGTCTCCGTGGAGCCGCGCCAGCTGCTCGACCTGCGCATCGGACTGCCCGTGACCACGGCGGGCGTGCGCGGCAACGTGTCGGTCGCGATCCGCTACATCGAGGCGTGGCTGCGGGGCCTCGGTGCCGTGGCGATCGACGACCTCATGGAGGATGCCGCCACGGCAGAGATCTCCCGCTCGCAGATCTGGCAGTGGATCCACCAGGACCGCGAGACGGCCGAGGGCGACACGATCACCCGCTCGTTCGTCGAGGGGCTGCTCGACGAGGTGCTGGGCGAGGTGCCGCGCTCCGATGGCGACCGCTTCGACGACGCCGCCGAGGTGTTCCGCGAGGTGGCCCTGCGGCCGGAGTTCCCGGCGTTCCTGACGTTGCCGGCGTACGCGAAGTACCTCGACTGA
- the aceA gene encoding isocitrate lyase: MTIQATPGQPALRPGDQTETADEIRASWENDPRWDGIERTFSADDVVRLRGTVREEATLARRGAENLWNLLHTEDYVRALGAYTGGQAVQQVRAGLKAIYLSGWQVAADGNLAGQTYPDQSLYPANSVPAVVRRINNALLRQDQIERAEGEVTQDWLAPIVADAEAGFGGPLNAYELAQSLIAAGAAGIHWEDQLASEKKCGHLGGKVLVPIQQHIRTLNASRLAADVAGVPTVIIARTDALAADLLTSDVDERDREFLTGERTSEGFYRVRPGLEAVIARGLAFAPYADLLWVETGEPDIELARRFAEAIHARFPGKKLAYNCSPSFNWKRHLDDAQIATFQAELAAMGYAFQFITLAGFHAVNHSMFDLARGYAERAMSAYVELQEAEFAAEAVGYTATRHQREAGTGYFDVVSTALNPDSATLALAGSTETAQFH; encoded by the coding sequence ATGACGATCCAGGCCACCCCCGGTCAGCCCGCCCTGCGACCCGGGGACCAGACCGAGACCGCCGACGAGATCCGCGCCTCGTGGGAGAACGACCCCCGCTGGGACGGCATCGAGCGCACGTTCTCGGCCGACGATGTCGTCCGCCTTCGCGGCACCGTCCGCGAGGAGGCGACCCTCGCCCGCCGCGGGGCCGAGAACCTCTGGAACCTCCTCCACACCGAGGACTACGTCCGGGCGCTCGGCGCCTACACCGGCGGTCAGGCCGTGCAGCAGGTGCGCGCCGGCCTCAAGGCCATCTATCTCTCCGGCTGGCAGGTCGCCGCCGACGGCAACCTCGCGGGGCAGACCTACCCCGACCAGAGCCTGTACCCGGCCAACAGCGTCCCCGCGGTCGTGCGTCGCATCAACAACGCGCTGCTGCGTCAAGACCAGATCGAGCGCGCGGAGGGAGAGGTTACGCAGGACTGGCTCGCTCCGATCGTCGCCGACGCCGAAGCCGGCTTCGGCGGGCCGCTCAACGCCTACGAGCTCGCGCAGTCGCTGATCGCGGCGGGGGCCGCCGGCATCCACTGGGAAGACCAGCTCGCGAGCGAGAAGAAGTGCGGCCACCTCGGCGGCAAAGTGCTCGTGCCGATCCAGCAGCACATCCGCACCCTCAACGCCTCGCGTCTCGCCGCCGACGTCGCGGGCGTGCCGACCGTGATCATCGCCCGCACCGACGCGCTGGCCGCCGACCTGCTCACGAGCGACGTGGACGAGCGCGACCGGGAGTTCCTCACCGGCGAGCGCACGAGCGAGGGCTTCTACCGGGTGCGCCCGGGCCTGGAAGCCGTGATCGCGCGCGGTCTCGCCTTCGCCCCGTACGCCGACCTGCTGTGGGTCGAGACCGGCGAGCCCGACATCGAGCTCGCCCGCCGCTTCGCCGAGGCGATCCACGCTCGCTTCCCGGGCAAGAAGCTCGCATACAACTGCTCGCCGAGCTTCAACTGGAAGCGTCACCTCGACGACGCCCAGATCGCGACGTTCCAAGCGGAGCTGGCGGCGATGGGCTACGCCTTCCAGTTCATCACCCTGGCCGGCTTCCACGCCGTGAACCACTCGATGTTCGACCTCGCCCGCGGCTACGCCGAGCGCGCCATGAGCGCGTACGTCGAGCTGCAGGAAGCCGAGTTCGCCGCCGAAGCCGTCGGCTACACCGCCACGCGCCACCAGCGCGAAGCGGGCACCGGCTACTTCGACGTCGTCTCCACCGCGCTCAACCCCGACAGCGCCACGCTCGCCCTGGCCGGCTCCACCGAGACGGCCCAGTTCCACTGA